Genomic DNA from Haloarcula marina:
CGGCTTCCGAGAGGACCACGTCGAGCGCCTCGGACTCGGCGTTCTCGTAGGCTTTCGAGTCCGAGTCGCCGCGCTCTCGCAGGCGCTCGACGATACTGTCGGGGTGCGCGCGCAAGACGACTACGCGGTCGGCATCGAAGTTGTGTGCGAGATGGGACTCGAACAGCACGTCGTCGCGGCCGTCCAGCCACTCGGCGACGGCGTCCATGTCCGCGACGAGACTACCACGTTCCTCGTCCACGCCGGTGGCGAACTCCTCGGACTTGATGACCTCGTTGAGGTGGACGACAGGGATGTCGGTGTCCAGTCGGTCCGTCGCCGTCGTCTTGCCCGTCCCGGGCGTGCCGGTCACGGCGACTCTCACGCCTCGACCACCTCGATGACTTCGTTCAGGACCGAGACGGCCCGTCGGGTGTCCTCCTCGGTGCCGCAGGTGATGCGGATGCACTCCGGGAGACCGAACGAGGAGCAGTCTCGGACGATGACGCCTTCCTCTTGGGCGGCCGTGGCGACGGCCGAGGCGTCGCCGACTTCCGCGAGGACGAAGTTCCCGGCGCTCTCCCACGTGTCGGCGGCGAGTTCGTCGTAGATGTACTCGCGCGCCCACGCCGCCGTCTCGATGGAGCGTTCGACGTGGTCGTCGTCGGACAGCGCGGCGAGTCCGGCCCGGCAGGCCAGTTCGCTGGCCGAGAACGGCGTGTTGATTCGGGCGTACGCGTCGGCCCACTCTTCGGGGACCAGCGCGTACCCGAGGCGGACGCCCGCGAGACCGTACGCTTTCGAGAAGGTCCGCAGTATCGCCACGTCGTCGCGTTCGTCCAGCAGGGGGCGTTTGCTCGGCGAGTCGGTGAACTCGCCGTAGGCTTCGTCGACGAGGACGAGCGTCTGCTCGTCGGTTTCCTCGGCGATGGTTCGGACCGCTTCGGTCGTGAACTCCGCGCCGGTCGGATTGTGCGGGCTGGTGAGGTAGACGATTCGCTCGCCGTCGTAGTCTTTCAACACGGTGTCAGCGGTCTGCGCGAAGTCCTCGGATTTCGAAATCGAGAACTCGTTCACCTCGCCGTGGTGGTAGCGGGCGCTCATCGCGTAGTAAGCGAACCCGGGCGTCGGAACGAGGACTTCGTCGCCGGGTTCGAGCATCGCCCTGGCGAGGCAGTCCAGCGCGCCGTCGCCGCCGTTCGACAACCACACCTGTTCCGGGGTCGTCTCCCACAGCGAGGCGAGTTCCTCGACGAGGTCGGCGTGGGACGACTTCGGATAGGAGTGCATCCGTTCGGCGGCGCCGCGGATGGCGTCGACCGCCATCGGACTCGGGCCGAACATGTTCTCGTTCGACGCGAGTTTCACCATCTCGTCTGGGTCGAGGCCGAGTTCACGGGCGACTTCCTCGATACCGCGACCCGCGCGATAGACCGTATGCGTAGAGAGGTCCCGTGTGTCCATGACTGTGCCAAACGGGTCGGGCGGCTTAAGCGTGCCCACCTGTGAGTCTGCGGTGGCCCGTGCTGGCCGTCTGGCCCCCTAGGGACCGAAAACGGTAACTCCCGATGGCGTGTGGGTCGGCCCAATGCCGCTTCTCATCGACGTTCGGAAACTGACGCTCATCACCGAACTCATACAGGACGGCGCGGAGGAAGTCGCGGGGTCGCTGGCCGCTCTCGCGGGCGTCGACGCGTCGGTGGAGATAAAGAGCCTCTCCTTCGTCCAACCGGACGATATCGCCGCGGAGATGGGGACCGGGGAGATATACAGCGCGCGCGTCAGATTGACGGAACCGCCCTACGGCGTGTTCCTGATGACGTTCTCGACAGCGACGGCCGCCGAAATCGCGGAGTTGATGACCGGTACGGAAGTCGACGACGGATTCACCCAGTTGCAGGAGTCCGCCTTACAGGAGATGTGCAACATCCTCACCTCCGGGTTCATCGACGGCATCGCGAACACGCTGGAGGCGACCATCGACATGGGGACCCCGACGGTCGAACAGGCCGAGACGACGGCGGTGACCGACGCCGCGCTCTCGCACGTCCGCCGGGACTCGCTGACCATCGTCCTCGATTCGCTCGTCGACATCAAGGAGACGGACGTGGCGTTCTCCCTGCGAATCTTCCTCGTCCCGGACCCGGGATCGTTCGTCCACCTCATCGACCAACTCGACCGAGACGTGGAGAGCGGGAAGCCGACGAACGCCGACACCGCCGACGTGGAGGAATTGGACATGTCTGGCGACGTGCAGGCGTTCGAGGACGCCTTCGGTGAGGACTGACGTAGCCTGCCGATTTCCCGACGTTGAAGGGCCTGCCAGCTAACGTCGGACTATGACTGCAGTCGACGCGGCCGTTTTCGCGACGCACCTCCTGTTCGCTGGCCTCTGGTCCGGGAGCGTTCTGTTCACAACCTACGCCGTCCTACCGACGGCGCTGAACGGCGACACCCGAGCGGGGCCGCTCTCGGCGATAACCGGGAAACTCACGACGGTATCGCGGGCCAGCGCCCTGCTCCTGTTCTTGACCGGCGGACACCTCGCCGCCACGCGATACACCACCGAATCGCTGACCGGGAGCGGCCGCGGCTACCTCGTCCTCACGATGATACTGCTGTGGTTCGTCCTGGCGGGACTCGTGGAAGTCGCCACG
This window encodes:
- a CDS encoding adenylate kinase family protein, whose amino-acid sequence is MRVAVTGTPGTGKTTATDRLDTDIPVVHLNEVIKSEEFATGVDEERGSLVADMDAVAEWLDGRDDVLFESHLAHNFDADRVVVLRAHPDSIVERLRERGDSDSKAYENAESEALDVVLSEAVSRHGTESVYEIDTTDRGPDEVAAEIERVVAGEREPSAGTVSYLDWL
- the hisC gene encoding histidinol-phosphate transaminase, with protein sequence MDTRDLSTHTVYRAGRGIEEVARELGLDPDEMVKLASNENMFGPSPMAVDAIRGAAERMHSYPKSSHADLVEELASLWETTPEQVWLSNGGDGALDCLARAMLEPGDEVLVPTPGFAYYAMSARYHHGEVNEFSISKSEDFAQTADTVLKDYDGERIVYLTSPHNPTGAEFTTEAVRTIAEETDEQTLVLVDEAYGEFTDSPSKRPLLDERDDVAILRTFSKAYGLAGVRLGYALVPEEWADAYARINTPFSASELACRAGLAALSDDDHVERSIETAAWAREYIYDELAADTWESAGNFVLAEVGDASAVATAAQEEGVIVRDCSSFGLPECIRITCGTEEDTRRAVSVLNEVIEVVEA
- a CDS encoding chemotaxis protein CheC, which codes for MPLLIDVRKLTLITELIQDGAEEVAGSLAALAGVDASVEIKSLSFVQPDDIAAEMGTGEIYSARVRLTEPPYGVFLMTFSTATAAEIAELMTGTEVDDGFTQLQESALQEMCNILTSGFIDGIANTLEATIDMGTPTVEQAETTAVTDAALSHVRRDSLTIVLDSLVDIKETDVAFSLRIFLVPDPGSFVHLIDQLDRDVESGKPTNADTADVEELDMSGDVQAFEDAFGED
- a CDS encoding transporter; this encodes MTAVDAAVFATHLLFAGLWSGSVLFTTYAVLPTALNGDTRAGPLSAITGKLTTVSRASALLLFLTGGHLAATRYTTESLTGSGRGYLVLTMILLWFVLAGLVEVATSKLSDGFDQKKVREPARDARPFLLGASLVAVLLLVNAGAILGFYY